A window from Gossypium raimondii isolate GPD5lz chromosome 7, ASM2569854v1, whole genome shotgun sequence encodes these proteins:
- the LOC105798950 gene encoding 3-ketoacyl CoA thiolase 1, peroxisomal — protein sequence MEKALNRQRVLLHHLRPSSSSSSSHESAATLFPSNCAAGDSAAYHRTAAFGDDVVIVAACRTAICKAKRGGFKDTLADDLLAPVLKALIDRTKLDPSEVSDIVVGTVLAPGSQRGIECRMAAFYAGFPDTVPIRTVNRQCSSGLQAVADVAASIKAGFYDIGIGAGLESMTTDKVVPGVPKVNPKVESFAQARDCLLPMGITSENVAEHYGVTRQEQDQAAVESHRRAAAATASGKFKDEIVPVLTKIVDPKTGEEKAATIMVDDGIRPNTNMADLAKLKPAFKKDGTTTAGNASQVSDGAGAALLMKRSLAMQKGFPILGVFRSFAAVGVDPAVMGIGPAVAIPAAIKSAGLELDDIDLFEINEAFASQFVYSCKKLGLDREKVNVNGGAIALGHPLGATGARCVGTLLNEMKRRGKDCRFGVISMCIGSGMGAAAVFERGDCVDDFCNARAVQKNDLLSKDAR from the exons ATGGAGAAAGCACTCAACAGGCAGAGAGTTTTGCTTCATCATTTACgaccctcttcttcttcttcttcttctcatgAATCTGCTGCTACTCTCTTT CCTTCAAATTGTGCGGCTGGGGATAGCGCTGCTTATCACCGGACGGCTGCCTTCGGGGACGATGTTGTGATTGTGGC GGCGTGCCGCACTGCAATTTGTAAGGCCAAACGTGGAGGCTTCAAGGATACACTTGCAGATGATTTACTTGCCCCTGTTTTGAAG GCTTTGATAGATAGAACAAAGTTGGACCCAAGTGAAGTTTCTGATATAGTTGTGGGTACGGTTTTGGCACCCGGCTCACAAAGAGGAATCGAGTGTAGGATGGCTGCATTCTATGCTGGTTTCCCTG ATACGGTGCCTATTAGAACTGTCAACAGGCAATGTTCATCTGGCCTACAAGCAGTCGCTGATGTTGCTGCTTCCATAAAAGCAGGATTTTATGATATTG GCATTGGTGCTGGATTGGAGAGCATGACAACTGACAAAGTTGTTCCTGGGGTTCCCAAAGTTAACCCAAAG GTAGAGAGCTTTGCCCAAGCCCGGGATTGCCTTCTTCCTATGGGCATTACTTCTGAAAATGTTGCAGAACACTATGGTGTGACACGGCAAGAGCAAGACCAGGCTGCT GTTGAATCTCATCGACGTGCTGCTGCTGCAACAGCCTCTGGTAAATTCAAAGATGAAATTGTCCCTGTACTTACCAAG ATTGTGGATCCCAAAACTGGGGAAGAGAAGGCAGCCACAATTATGGTAGATGATGGAATCCGCCCAAACACAAACATGGCAGATTTAGCAAAGTTGAAGCCTGCATTTAAAAAGGATGGAACCACCACTGCTG gaAATGCAAGCCAAGTAAGTGATGGTGCAGGTGCAGCCCTCCTTATGAAGAGAAGTTTGGCTATGCAAAAAGGATTTCCAATCCTCGGCGTTTTCAG GAGTTTTGCTGCTGTTGGTGTGGATCCTGCTGTGATGGGCATTGGCCCTGCTGTTGCTATACCGGCTGCTATAAAGTCTGCTGGTCTTGAGCTTGATGATATAGACTTgtttgaaataaatgag GCATTTGCATCCCAGTTTGTATACTCTTGCAAGAAATTGGGGCTTGATCGTGAAAAGGTCAATGTTAATGGAGGTGCAATAGCCCTTGGGCATCCTTTGGGTGCTACAG GAGCTCGATGTGTGGGAACTCTATTGAATGAGATGAAACGTCGTGGGAAGGACTGTCGCTTTGGAGTGATCTCAATGTGCATAG GCAGTGGAATGGGGGCCGCTGCTGTTTTCGAAAGGGGGGACTGCGTTGATGACTTCTGCAATGCTCGAGCTGTCCAAAAAAACGACCTTCTCTCCAAGGATGCTCGATAG
- the LOC105798958 gene encoding sm-like protein LSM5: MANNPSQLLPSELIDRCIGSKIWVIMKGDKELVGTLRGFDVYVNMVLEDVTEYEITTEGRRITKLDQILLNGNNIAILVPGGSPDPQ, translated from the exons ATGGCAAACAATCCCTCACAGCTTCTTCCTTCAG AGTTGATAGACAGGTGCATAGGGTCCAAAATTTGGGTGATAATGAAAGGTGACAAAGAGCTCGTGGGTACTCTCAGAGGCTTCGATGTCTACGTTAACATGGTCCTTGAAGATGTCACCGAATA CGAGATCACTACTGAGGGAAGACGGATCACGAAGCTTGATCAAATTTTGCTTAATGGAAATAACATTGCCATT CTGGTCCCAGGAGGCTCACCTGATCCACAATGA
- the LOC105798970 gene encoding uncharacterized protein LOC105798970 isoform X2 encodes MFKMAGVKRRIITDLDVRALHKELDEVSCPICMDHPHNAVLLLCSSHDKGCRSYICDTSYRHSNCLDRFKKLRANSSNGSQNLNETNSMAGGSDDNIREPTRNLDSQGEGIIEIADSYSFRGRSESEDVDAENFKSSLKCPLCRGNVLRWEVVEEARKYLNSKKRTCSRESCSYSGSYQELRRHARRVHPTIRPSDIDPSRERAWRRLEHQREYGDIVSAIRSAMPGALVVGDYVIENGDRLAARRENSTGEASSPWWTTFFLFQIGSVDNVGESRARSRVWSRHRHPGGAVSERRFLWGENLLGLQDDDDEDDVRVISDVGEDASPSPRRRRRLTRSRSDEDQS; translated from the exons ATGTTCAAGATGGCTGGTGTTAAACGAAGAATAATTACTGATTTGGATGTCCGTGCTCTCCATAAAGAACTGGATGAAGTCTCATGTCCAATCTGCATGGACCATCCACATAATGCTGTTCTCCTGCTGTGCAGCTCGCACGACAAGGGTTGCAGATCTTACATTTGTGACACAAGTTACAGGCATTCAAATTGCCTAGAccgatttaaaaaattaagggcTAATTCTA GTAATGGAAGTCAAAATCTGAATGAAACCAATAGCATGGCAGGAGGATCAGACGATAATATCCGAGAGCCAACTAGGAATCTTGATTCACAAGGAGAAGGTATTATAGAAATAGCAGACTCTTACTCCTTCCGGGGAAGATCTGAATCCGAAGATGTAGATGCTGAGAATTTTAAATCTAGTTTGAAATGCCCTCTTTGCCGAGGGAACGTACTTCGCTGGGAGGTTGTGGAAGAGGCCAGAAAGTATCTAAATTCGAAGAAGAGAACTTGTTCTAGGGAATCTTGCTCCTACTCTGGAAGTTACCAGGAATTGCGTCGGCATGCCAGGAGAGTCCATCCGACAATACGACCTTCAGATATTGACCCATCCAGAGAACGAGCCTGGCGCCGCCTTGAGCACCAAAGAGAATACGGTGACATTGTAAGTGCTATTCGATCTGCCATGCCAGGTGCTCTTGTGGTTGGAGACTATGTTATTGAGAATGGAGATAGGTTGGCAGCTCGAAGGGAGAATAGCACTGGTGAAGCAAGTTCACCATGGTGGACTACTTTCTTTCTGTTTCAGATTGGTTCAGTCGACAATGTTGGTGAATCAAGAGCCAGGTCCAGGGTTTGGTCAAGGCATCGACACCCTGGAGGAGCTGTATCTGAGCGGAGGTTCCTTTGGGGCGAGAATCTCTTGGGTTTgcaagatgatgatgatgaagatgatgtgCGTGTAATAAGTGATGTAGGTGAAGATGCATCTCCAAGCCCAAGGAGACGCAGACGCCTGACGCGGTCAAGGTCAGATGAAGATCAGTCATGA
- the LOC105798970 gene encoding uncharacterized protein LOC105798970 isoform X1 — protein sequence MFKMAGVKRRIITDLDVRALHKELDEVSCPICMDHPHNAVLLLCSSHDKGCRSYICDTSYRHSNCLDRFKKLRANSSKSPILPHPFPLNPPNSSTFDLNLALRTDFVEGNGSQNLNETNSMAGGSDDNIREPTRNLDSQGEGIIEIADSYSFRGRSESEDVDAENFKSSLKCPLCRGNVLRWEVVEEARKYLNSKKRTCSRESCSYSGSYQELRRHARRVHPTIRPSDIDPSRERAWRRLEHQREYGDIVSAIRSAMPGALVVGDYVIENGDRLAARRENSTGEASSPWWTTFFLFQIGSVDNVGESRARSRVWSRHRHPGGAVSERRFLWGENLLGLQDDDDEDDVRVISDVGEDASPSPRRRRRLTRSRSDEDQS from the coding sequence ATGTTCAAGATGGCTGGTGTTAAACGAAGAATAATTACTGATTTGGATGTCCGTGCTCTCCATAAAGAACTGGATGAAGTCTCATGTCCAATCTGCATGGACCATCCACATAATGCTGTTCTCCTGCTGTGCAGCTCGCACGACAAGGGTTGCAGATCTTACATTTGTGACACAAGTTACAGGCATTCAAATTGCCTAGAccgatttaaaaaattaagggcTAATTCTAGTAAGAGTCCAATATTACCTCATCCCTTCCCCCTAAACCCTCCGAATTCTAGTACTTTTGATTTGAACTTGGCATTAAGAACTGATTTTGTTGAAGGTAATGGAAGTCAAAATCTGAATGAAACCAATAGCATGGCAGGAGGATCAGACGATAATATCCGAGAGCCAACTAGGAATCTTGATTCACAAGGAGAAGGTATTATAGAAATAGCAGACTCTTACTCCTTCCGGGGAAGATCTGAATCCGAAGATGTAGATGCTGAGAATTTTAAATCTAGTTTGAAATGCCCTCTTTGCCGAGGGAACGTACTTCGCTGGGAGGTTGTGGAAGAGGCCAGAAAGTATCTAAATTCGAAGAAGAGAACTTGTTCTAGGGAATCTTGCTCCTACTCTGGAAGTTACCAGGAATTGCGTCGGCATGCCAGGAGAGTCCATCCGACAATACGACCTTCAGATATTGACCCATCCAGAGAACGAGCCTGGCGCCGCCTTGAGCACCAAAGAGAATACGGTGACATTGTAAGTGCTATTCGATCTGCCATGCCAGGTGCTCTTGTGGTTGGAGACTATGTTATTGAGAATGGAGATAGGTTGGCAGCTCGAAGGGAGAATAGCACTGGTGAAGCAAGTTCACCATGGTGGACTACTTTCTTTCTGTTTCAGATTGGTTCAGTCGACAATGTTGGTGAATCAAGAGCCAGGTCCAGGGTTTGGTCAAGGCATCGACACCCTGGAGGAGCTGTATCTGAGCGGAGGTTCCTTTGGGGCGAGAATCTCTTGGGTTTgcaagatgatgatgatgaagatgatgtgCGTGTAATAAGTGATGTAGGTGAAGATGCATCTCCAAGCCCAAGGAGACGCAGACGCCTGACGCGGTCAAGGTCAGATGAAGATCAGTCATGA